One genomic region from Vitis riparia cultivar Riparia Gloire de Montpellier isolate 1030 chromosome 17, EGFV_Vit.rip_1.0, whole genome shotgun sequence encodes:
- the LOC117934449 gene encoding polygalacturonase 1 beta-like protein 3, giving the protein METMRTPPLLTTILFVFFLYLSFTSFNVCFAEGKSSTGGNPFTAKASLIRYWNKQISNKLPKPSFLLSKASPLNAVDSAVLTKLATQNALSSHLSSFCSSANLFCVFDSAPTSEKQVKDANFALYSNRGFANYGDSRIGGVDSFKNYSDGLNMPSGSFRRYSGDSTDHHEEFTSYARDGNVATGSFAGYGSGATGGSGEFTNYDPLVNVPHLEFTTYDPNGNNHKLTFAAYTDDTNSGTESFTSYGKNGKNVPAEFTSYGDNSNIIGSTFTAYGQLGNGQNDSFKAYGHSSNNPHNNFKSYSLGGNAATDTFSNYRDGANVGDDSFQSYARSSNSAEVNFANYGRTFNVGNDTFKEYGKGSTDSSVGFKIYGLNYTFKDYERKGVTFSQYSRASSNTTATATTASGISVNRWVEPGKFFRESMLKEGNVMVMPDIRDRMPERSFLPRVIASKLPFSSSRLQELKDIFHARDNSAMEHVIANALDECERAPSRGETKRCVGSVEDMIDFAVSVLGHDVVVRTTETTRGSKQRVMVGEVRGINGGKVTKSVSCHQSLYPYLLYYCHSVPKVRVYEVDILDVERKEKMNKGVAICHIDTSAWSQSHGAFVALGSSPGLIEVCHWIFENDMTWTTSD; this is encoded by the exons ATGGAAACAATGCGCACACCGCCATTGCTCACTACCATTCTCTTCGTATTCTTCTTGTACTTGTCATTCACATCTTTCAAT GTATGTTTCGCTGAAGGAAAGTCATCCACCGGTGGCAACCCCTTTACGGCGAAAGCTTCCCTGATTCGGTATTGGAACAAACAGATATCGAACAAGCTCCCCAAACCATCTTTTCTTCTCTCAAAAGCTTCCCCACTCAATGCCGTCGACTCGGCCGTTCTCACCAAACTCGCCACCCAAAACGCTCTGTCTTCTCATCTATCATCCTTCTGCTCATCTGCCAACTTGTTCTGTGTCTTCGACTCAGCGCCCACTTCGGAAAAACAAGTCAAGGACGCTAACTTCGCTCTTTACTCCAATAGAGGATTCGCCAACTATGGCGACTCGCGAATCGGTGGTGTTGACTCGTTCAAGAATTACTCCGACGGGTTGAACATGCCCAGCGGCTCGTTCCGGCGGTACAGCGGGGACTCCACTGACCACCACGAAGAGTTCACGAGCTACGCTCGCGACGGGAACGTCGCCACCGGGAGCTTCGCCGGCTACGGCTCAGGCGCCACCGGCGGCTCCGGTGAGTTCACGAACTACGACCCACTGGTCAACGTCCCCCATCTCGAATTCACCACGTACGACCCCAACGGCAACAACCACAAACTCACGTTCGCGGCCTACACCGATGACACCAACTCCGGCACCGAATCCTTCACCAGCTACGGCAAGAACGGCAAGAACGTCCCGGCTGAGTTCACCAGCTACGGCGACAACTCCAACATCATCGGCTCCACTTTCACAGCTTACGGCCAATTAGGCAATGGCCAAAACGACTCGTTCAAAGCTTACGGCCACTCCTCCAACAACCCACATAACAATTTCAAGAGCTACAGCCTTGGAGGCAATGCCGCAACGGATACCTTCTCAAATTACAGAGATGGAGCCAATGTGGGTGACGATTCATTTCAATCTTATGCCAGGAGTTCGAACTCTGCAGAAGTGAATTTCGCGAATTATGGGAGGACATTCAACGTAGGAAACGACACATTCAAAGAATACGGAAAAGGGTCGACTGATTCGTCGGTTGGGTTCAAAATCTACGGTTTGAATTACACATTCAAAGACTATGAAAGAAAGGGTGTAACCTTCTCTCAATACAGCCGTGCAAGTAGCAACACTACTGCTACTGCGACTACCGCGAGTGGCATTTCCGTAAATAGATGGGTCGAGCCGGGCAAATTCTTCCGCGAGTCCATGTTAAAGGAGGGGAATGTTATGGTGATGCCAGACATACGCGACAGAATGCCCGAAAGGTCGTTTTTGCCCCGCGTCATCGCGTCCAAATTACCATTTTCCTCCTCTCGTCTCCAGGAGCTCAAGGACATCTTCCACGCGCGGGACAACTCCGCGATGGAGCACGTGATTGCGAATGCGCTGGACGAGTGCGAGAGAGCTCCGAGTCGCGGCGAGACCAAGCGGTGCGTGGGTTCGGTCGAGGACATGATAGACTTCGCCGTCTCGGTCCTGGGGCACGACGTGGTGGTGAGAACCACGGAGACGACGCGTGGGTCAAAGCAGAGGGTGATGGTGGGGGAAGTCAGAGGGATCAACGGCGGAAAAGTGACTAAATCAGTATCATGCCACCAAAGCCTGTACCCCTACTTACTGTATTATTGCCACTCAGTTCCCAAGGTTAGGGTTTACGAGGTGGACATTCTTGACGTGGAGCGCAAAGAGAAGATGAATAAAGGGGTTGCCATCTGTCATATTGACACGTCAGCATGGAGTCAGAGCCATGGCGCTTTCGTGGCGCTGGGGTCCAGCCCTGGGCTCATAGAGGTGTGCCATTGGATCTTTGAGAATGACATGACATGGACGACTTCTGattga
- the LOC117904260 gene encoding transcription factor bHLH162-like isoform X1, whose translation MTKMNGPPLKPDRKTTERNRRIHMKSLCFKLSSLIPPNQFKTSKDMLSQQDQLEQAANYIKQLKERIEELKGRKELATRVSGTNNNLIDAVMIGLRLPVIDLRDLGSSLEVMLISGLNKNFMLYEVISVLEEEGAEVVSASVSTVGDKVFHSLHAQVKISRVGVETSRVWQRLQELIY comes from the exons ATGACCAAGATGAACGGGCCTCCGCTGAAACCAGATCGAAAGACTACAGAGAGGAACAGAAGAATTCACATGAAGAGCCTTTGCTTTAAGCTTTCTTCTCTCATCCCTCCCAATCAATTCAAAACCTCTAAG GACATGTTATCACAGCAAGACCAGCTGGAGCAGGCAGCAAACTACATAAAGCAACTGAAGGAAAGAATAGAGGAATTAAAGGGGAGGAAGGAGCTGGCAACGAGGGTTTCAGGAACAAACAATAATCTCATCGACGCGGTGATGATTGGCTTGAGATTGCCGGTGATCGATTTGAGGGACTTGGGTTCTAGTCTAGAAGTGATGCTGATTAGTGGGTTGAACAAGAACTTCATGTTATACGAGGTCATTAGTGTTCTTGAGGAAGAAGGAGCCGAAGTTGTGAGTGCTAGCGTTTCAACTGTGGGCGATAAGGTTTTCCACTCACTCCATGCCCAG GTCAAAATCTCTAGAGTTGGTGTAGAGACTTCAAGGGTCTGGCAGAGATTGCAGGAGTTAATCTACTGA
- the LOC117904260 gene encoding transcription factor bHLH167-like isoform X2: MDQFKLVMATIVIQDMLSQQDQLEQAANYIKQLKERIEELKGRKELATRVSGTNNNLIDAVMIGLRLPVIDLRDLGSSLEVMLISGLNKNFMLYEVISVLEEEGAEVVSASVSTVGDKVFHSLHAQVKISRVGVETSRVWQRLQELIY, translated from the exons ATGGATCAATTTAAGCTTGTCATGGCTACCATAGTCATACAA GACATGTTATCACAGCAAGACCAGCTGGAGCAGGCAGCAAACTACATAAAGCAACTGAAGGAAAGAATAGAGGAATTAAAGGGGAGGAAGGAGCTGGCAACGAGGGTTTCAGGAACAAACAATAATCTCATCGACGCGGTGATGATTGGCTTGAGATTGCCGGTGATCGATTTGAGGGACTTGGGTTCTAGTCTAGAAGTGATGCTGATTAGTGGGTTGAACAAGAACTTCATGTTATACGAGGTCATTAGTGTTCTTGAGGAAGAAGGAGCCGAAGTTGTGAGTGCTAGCGTTTCAACTGTGGGCGATAAGGTTTTCCACTCACTCCATGCCCAG GTCAAAATCTCTAGAGTTGGTGTAGAGACTTCAAGGGTCTGGCAGAGATTGCAGGAGTTAATCTACTGA